A window from Pseudomonas sp. Tri1 encodes these proteins:
- a CDS encoding heavy metal translocating P-type ATPase, producing MSAQTVAMPMLSSTEQRAAARQLTLAMLALGLLALGLVWRGWSPQQSGVSQLLLGSASLLVAVPVMRSAWYSLRYPSLHGITDQLIALAMLGAWATGDLLTAALLPIIMIFGHVLEERSVIGSQEAIHALGQLTRSQGRKVQADGSIIEVDNSTLQPGDVVEVRAGDRVPADGRVLSGQASLDTAPITGESVPLEAVVGIEVFGGAINLDGLLRLEVTRTGNESTLGKVIALMQNAERSKPPITRLLERYAGSYLVLVLLLAAVTWFVTNDSQAMLAVLVAACPCALVLSAPATAIAGIAVAARHGILIRSSAFLEELADLTSLVVDKTGTLTYGSLRLQSIESAYDDHAPLLALAASLGSASSHPVSRALAGLVEQEHCLPLRDIHERQGLGVVAMTGQGEAALGRPELFALLGIETSAVPNHDGPIAGLALDGQFLAWLLLADSVKPEARAAMAELRELGLGRQLLLTGDRRSVAHTLAQDIGIGDVQAQALPEDKLKRVMAEIDHGFRPMVVGDGINDSLALKAGVVGVAMGAGGADIALASADIVLIGSDLRRLGTCVRLSRQCRRTLQVNVIIGLGWTLAIVAFAAFGWLGAAGAMIAALLHNLSTLLVLGNAGRLLRFQEPLLKIQEREVVG from the coding sequence ATGAGCGCTCAGACCGTCGCGATGCCGATGTTGTCTTCCACTGAACAACGTGCGGCCGCCCGCCAGCTGACCTTGGCGATGCTCGCCCTTGGTTTACTCGCCTTGGGCCTGGTGTGGCGCGGTTGGTCACCCCAGCAGAGCGGGGTCAGCCAACTGCTGTTGGGGAGCGCCTCGCTGCTGGTGGCGGTGCCGGTGATGCGTTCGGCCTGGTACAGCCTGCGCTATCCGAGCCTGCACGGGATCACCGATCAACTGATTGCCCTGGCGATGCTTGGCGCCTGGGCCACGGGTGATCTGCTGACGGCAGCGCTATTGCCGATCATCATGATCTTCGGCCATGTGTTGGAAGAGCGCAGTGTCATCGGTTCCCAGGAGGCGATTCACGCCCTTGGCCAACTGACCCGTAGCCAAGGTCGCAAGGTGCAGGCCGATGGTTCGATCATCGAAGTCGATAACAGCACACTTCAGCCCGGCGATGTGGTCGAGGTGCGCGCCGGGGACCGGGTGCCGGCCGATGGTCGAGTGTTGTCCGGCCAGGCCAGCCTCGACACCGCGCCGATCACGGGCGAATCGGTGCCGCTGGAGGCGGTGGTCGGTATCGAAGTCTTTGGTGGCGCGATCAACCTCGATGGGTTGTTGCGCTTGGAAGTGACGCGCACCGGCAATGAGTCAACCCTGGGCAAAGTCATTGCCTTGATGCAGAACGCCGAACGCTCCAAGCCGCCTATCACCCGGTTGCTGGAACGCTACGCTGGCAGTTATCTCGTGTTGGTATTGCTGCTGGCGGCGGTGACCTGGTTTGTCACTAACGACTCCCAGGCAATGCTGGCGGTGTTGGTGGCGGCGTGCCCTTGCGCGTTAGTGTTGTCGGCGCCAGCGACGGCTATTGCCGGGATCGCGGTAGCGGCGCGCCACGGGATTCTGATTCGCAGTTCGGCCTTTCTGGAGGAATTGGCGGACCTGACGTCGTTGGTCGTCGACAAGACCGGCACTCTGACGTACGGCTCCCTGCGCCTGCAATCCATCGAAAGTGCCTACGATGATCACGCGCCTTTACTGGCGTTGGCCGCCAGCCTCGGCTCGGCCAGCAGCCATCCGGTCAGCCGAGCGCTGGCGGGGTTGGTGGAACAGGAGCATTGCCTGCCACTGAGGGATATCCATGAGCGCCAGGGCCTGGGGGTAGTGGCGATGACCGGGCAGGGCGAGGCGGCCCTGGGACGGCCGGAGTTGTTCGCCCTGCTGGGCATCGAAACTTCAGCGGTGCCCAACCATGATGGCCCGATTGCCGGGCTGGCCCTGGATGGACAATTCCTCGCCTGGCTGCTGCTGGCCGACAGCGTCAAGCCGGAAGCGCGGGCTGCCATGGCTGAACTGCGGGAGTTGGGCCTTGGCCGTCAGCTGCTGTTGACCGGTGACCGTCGCAGCGTGGCCCACACCCTGGCCCAGGATATCGGTATCGGTGATGTGCAAGCCCAGGCCTTGCCGGAAGATAAACTCAAGCGTGTGATGGCCGAAATCGACCACGGCTTCCGGCCTATGGTCGTGGGTGATGGCATCAACGATTCACTGGCACTCAAGGCTGGAGTGGTGGGCGTCGCGATGGGGGCGGGTGGCGCAGACATTGCCCTCGCCTCGGCGGACATCGTGTTGATCGGTAGCGATCTGCGTCGCCTTGGCACCTGCGTCCGGCTCAGCCGCCAATGCAGGCGCACGCTGCAGGTCAATGTGATCATCGGCCTGGGTTGGACATTGGCAATCGTCGCTTTCGCCGCGTTCGGTTGGCTCGGTGCAGCGGGCGCGATGATCGCGGCGCTGCTGCACAATCTGAGCACTCTGCTAGTGTTAGGTAATGCCGGGCGATTGCTGCGGTTCCAAGAGCCACTGTTGAAAATCCAAGAGAGAGAAGTCGTTGGATAG
- a CDS encoding DUF3142 domain-containing protein has translation MTFRCRLSLALIALLLSGCEQPPTPPLDQQLYIWQRQWTPAHEPALRQSHGDFSSLRVLALQAFPGAGWSRARIDPAMLQGDGRPLIAVIRLDGQLKSLDQDDVIAQIQQLLSDWQAQGLVPLGVEIDHDAGNARLPAYGAFLTRLRQALPATLGLSITALPAWLDSPALPGLLATVDSSVLQVHAVSDPRQGLFDPKQARRWAERWSGVTTRPFYLALPAYGVALLTQESGVPVVESEVPIDRGGERRELLADPQQVAGLAADLRAEPPKHLAGLIWFRLPLAGDRRAWSLTTLGAVARGDRLDSRLALQLGEQDGLYDIRLVNQGNLDSPWPQRLTLAVGACDGVDALAGYTLQQTPGLLTFTRIQEGRLAAGSQRAVGWARCTKIDQGGFNVYP, from the coding sequence ATGACTTTTCGTTGCCGGCTATCGCTGGCCCTCATTGCGTTGCTTCTGAGTGGTTGTGAACAACCCCCGACCCCGCCCCTCGATCAACAACTCTATATCTGGCAACGCCAATGGACGCCGGCCCACGAACCGGCGTTGCGTCAGAGCCATGGCGACTTCTCCAGCCTGCGGGTGTTGGCGCTGCAGGCTTTTCCCGGGGCTGGCTGGAGCCGCGCGCGGATCGATCCGGCCATGCTCCAGGGCGATGGTCGACCTTTGATTGCAGTGATTCGCTTGGACGGTCAGCTCAAATCCCTGGACCAGGACGATGTGATCGCGCAGATCCAACAGCTGTTGAGTGACTGGCAAGCCCAGGGTTTGGTCCCGCTAGGGGTGGAGATCGACCATGATGCCGGTAACGCGCGCTTGCCGGCTTACGGGGCCTTTCTGACCCGGCTGCGGCAGGCCTTGCCGGCCACCCTGGGATTGAGCATCACGGCGCTGCCGGCCTGGCTCGACAGCCCCGCGTTGCCGGGCCTGTTGGCGACGGTAGACAGTAGCGTGCTACAGGTTCACGCGGTGAGCGATCCGCGCCAGGGGCTGTTCGATCCGAAACAGGCCCGGCGCTGGGCTGAACGCTGGAGCGGCGTCACCACGCGACCGTTCTACCTGGCCTTGCCAGCCTATGGCGTGGCGTTGCTGACCCAGGAGAGCGGCGTGCCGGTGGTGGAAAGCGAAGTGCCGATCGATCGAGGCGGCGAGCGTCGGGAGCTGTTGGCCGATCCACAACAAGTGGCTGGGCTTGCGGCGGACCTTCGCGCTGAACCGCCGAAACATCTGGCCGGGCTGATCTGGTTCCGTCTGCCGTTGGCGGGTGACCGGCGCGCCTGGAGCCTGACCACTCTCGGCGCTGTCGCCCGGGGCGATCGCCTGGACAGTCGGCTGGCTTTGCAGCTGGGGGAGCAGGACGGTTTGTACGATATCCGGCTGGTGAATCAGGGCAATCTCGACAGCCCCTGGCCCCAGCGCCTGACGCTGGCTGTCGGCGCGTGTGACGGCGTCGATGCCTTGGCTGGTTACACGTTGCAACAAACTCCCGGACTGCTTACCTTCACCCGCATTCAGGAAGGCCGCCTGGCCGCTGGTTCCCAGCGAGCAGTTGGCTGGGCGCGTTGTACGAAAATTGACCAAGGAGGTTTCAATGTTTACCCGTAA
- the lpdA gene encoding dihydrolipoyl dehydrogenase, with protein sequence MSNYDVIILGGGPGGYNAAIRAGQLGLKAACVEGRATLGGTCLNVGCMPSKALLHASELYEAAMGAEFANLGIDVKPSLNLAQMMKQKDESVAGLTKGIEFLFRKNKVDWIKGWGHIDGPGKVTVTGEDGGKTELSAKDIVIATGSEPTPLPGVEIDNRRILDSTGALSLSEVPRHLVVIGAGVIGLELGSVWRRLGAEVTVVEYLDRICPGVDGEAGKTLQRALGKQGIQFKLSSKVTGAVPSASGVQLQVEPAAGGEAQTLDADYVLVAIGRRPYTQGLGLENVGLSTDKRGLLANQGHRTEAPGVWVIGDVTSGPMLAHKAEDEAMACIEQIAGKAAEVNYALIPSVIYTRPELASVGKTEEQLKAEGRAYKVGKFPFTANSRAKINHETEGFAKVLADERTDEILGVHLVGPSVSEMIGEYCVAMEFSASAEDIALTCHPHPTRSEALRQAAMNVEGMATQM encoded by the coding sequence ATGAGCAACTATGACGTGATCATTCTGGGTGGTGGGCCCGGTGGATATAACGCGGCGATTCGCGCTGGGCAGCTGGGGCTGAAGGCCGCCTGTGTCGAAGGTCGTGCAACCCTGGGCGGCACTTGCCTGAACGTTGGCTGCATGCCCTCCAAAGCGTTGCTCCATGCCTCGGAATTATACGAAGCGGCCATGGGGGCCGAGTTCGCCAACCTCGGCATCGACGTCAAACCCAGCCTCAACCTTGCGCAAATGATGAAACAGAAAGACGAAAGCGTAGCGGGCCTGACCAAGGGCATCGAGTTTCTCTTTCGCAAGAACAAGGTCGACTGGATCAAAGGTTGGGGCCACATCGACGGGCCGGGGAAAGTGACCGTCACCGGCGAGGACGGCGGCAAGACCGAACTGAGCGCCAAGGACATCGTTATTGCCACCGGCTCCGAGCCCACCCCGCTGCCGGGTGTCGAGATTGATAACCGGCGCATCCTCGACTCCACCGGCGCATTATCCCTGAGTGAAGTGCCCCGGCATCTGGTGGTAATTGGCGCAGGCGTCATCGGCCTGGAGCTGGGTTCGGTCTGGCGGCGCCTGGGCGCCGAGGTGACGGTAGTGGAATACCTTGATCGCATCTGCCCGGGCGTGGATGGCGAGGCCGGCAAAACCCTGCAGCGAGCCCTGGGCAAACAGGGCATCCAGTTCAAGCTGAGCTCCAAAGTCACGGGTGCCGTGCCGTCGGCCAGCGGTGTGCAATTGCAGGTCGAACCTGCGGCAGGCGGCGAAGCGCAGACCCTGGACGCCGATTATGTGCTGGTCGCCATTGGCCGGCGGCCCTATACCCAAGGGCTGGGTCTGGAGAACGTCGGGCTGAGTACCGACAAACGCGGCCTGCTCGCCAACCAAGGTCATCGCACCGAAGCGCCCGGCGTTTGGGTGATCGGCGATGTGACGTCCGGGCCGATGCTGGCCCACAAAGCCGAAGACGAAGCCATGGCCTGCATCGAACAGATCGCCGGCAAGGCCGCCGAGGTCAACTATGCGCTGATCCCCAGCGTCATCTACACCCGTCCGGAACTGGCCAGCGTCGGCAAGACCGAAGAACAGCTCAAGGCTGAAGGCCGCGCCTATAAGGTTGGGAAATTTCCGTTCACGGCCAACAGTCGGGCGAAGATCAATCACGAGACCGAGGGTTTCGCCAAAGTCCTGGCCGATGAGCGCACCGACGAAATCCTCGGCGTGCACCTGGTCGGCCCCAGCGTCAGCGAAATGATCGGTGAATACTGCGTGGCCATGGAGTTCAGCGCCTCGGCCGAGGACATCGCCCTCACCTGCCATCCACACCCCACTCGCTCGGAGGCGTTGCGCCAGGCAGCGATGAATGTGGAGGGGATGGCGACGCAGATGTAG
- a CDS encoding protease modulator HflC: MSPSSSHDHHDHAGHDHGHAGHHHGHHHHHGDPQQAGPFPWRRMGWATLLVAFAVAAASLVQVRSGEATVITRFGNPARVLLQPGLGWRWPAPFEAAIPVDLRLRTTSSGLQDVGTRDGLRIIVQAYVAWQVQGDPDNVQRFMRAVQNQPDEAARQIRTFVGSALETTAASFDLANLVNTDASQVRIADFEAQLRQQIDQQLLTTYGVRVLQVGIERLTLPSVTLTATVDRMRAERETIATERTAIGKREAAQIRSAAERDARIVQADATVKAADIEAQSRVEAAAIYGRAYAGSPQLYNLLRSLDTLGTIVSPGTKLILRTDAAPFRVLVDGPPAVEPKGGTQP; the protein is encoded by the coding sequence TTGAGCCCGTCTTCTTCACACGATCACCACGACCACGCCGGTCACGATCACGGTCATGCCGGCCACCACCATGGGCATCATCACCATCACGGCGACCCACAGCAAGCCGGTCCGTTTCCCTGGCGGCGAATGGGCTGGGCGACGCTGCTGGTGGCGTTCGCCGTGGCCGCCGCCAGCCTGGTACAAGTGCGCTCGGGGGAGGCCACCGTGATAACCCGCTTCGGCAATCCGGCACGGGTGCTGCTGCAACCGGGCCTGGGCTGGCGCTGGCCGGCGCCGTTCGAGGCGGCGATCCCGGTGGACTTGCGATTGCGCACCACCTCCAGCGGGTTACAGGACGTCGGCACGCGCGACGGCTTGCGAATCATCGTTCAGGCGTACGTGGCGTGGCAGGTCCAGGGCGATCCGGACAACGTGCAGCGTTTCATGCGCGCGGTGCAGAACCAGCCGGACGAAGCCGCACGGCAAATCCGCACCTTCGTCGGTTCGGCGCTGGAAACCACGGCCGCCAGCTTTGACTTGGCGAACCTGGTCAACACCGATGCCAGCCAGGTACGCATCGCTGATTTCGAAGCTCAGTTGCGTCAGCAGATTGATCAACAGTTGCTCACTACCTACGGGGTGCGTGTGTTGCAAGTCGGTATCGAGCGCCTGACCTTGCCCTCGGTGACCCTGACCGCGACGGTGGATCGCATGCGCGCCGAGCGCGAAACCATCGCCACCGAGCGCACGGCAATCGGCAAGCGTGAAGCGGCGCAAATTCGTTCTGCCGCGGAGCGTGATGCGCGAATCGTACAGGCCGATGCTACGGTGAAAGCCGCTGACATTGAGGCGCAGTCCCGAGTGGAGGCGGCTGCCATTTACGGCAGGGCATACGCTGGCTCACCCCAGCTCTACAACCTTCTGCGTTCGCTGGATACGTTGGGAACCATTGTTTCGCCGGGTACAAAGCTGATTCTGCGCACCGACGCCGCGCCATTCCGGGTGTTGGTCGATGGGCCGCCTGCCGTGGAACCCAAAGGTGGAACACAGCCATGA
- a CDS encoding protease modulator HflK codes for MQVDLDVEGAQVAEWPRFQQAQFQGRRLKRIAFGLGSLACVGWVLAFFVGLFSPQSLWPALLIGQSASLLVLVAGLQSAWWVTQWRGRALLPAVDISIPEDEPIDNLGWYERLLERIGARWVGLLKQIGAPTLWLAGWSVLVLLSLEQVWNLELPGTALGVSASVGAAFSLLLAFGLLVFERQLAQQPAVEWPEASALAQLARVAIIVLVLGALCLLFAVETSVWPVRLAVLIGLLPGLVAVELLLRALLSLFNPRRDALEPTLLGRSVIADLLRWPPQPLLALQHELHNRFGIDLRQIWAFSYMRRAFLPVLALVALVGWLLTGVHEVPLQGRGIYERFGKPVEVFGPGLQVGLPWPLGRVLSVENGVVHELATSVGDNRQPTDADPAEGPAPAIANRLWDASHVNDKSQVIASRRADQQSFQVVNMDVRFVYRIGLTDAAALAASYNSADVPSLIRSTASRVLVHEFASRTLDGLLGADRVSLADEIGRAVQADLQSLDSGVEILATVVEAIHPPAGAANAYHGVQAAQIGAQALIARERGAAAEQTNQAQLQASIAHDQAQASAREINATAEAADLRFNAERKAYATAGHAFLLEQYFSQLSQGLGNAKLLILDHRLGGSSNAPTIDLRTFTLPVDPASPRNPVQPGAAH; via the coding sequence ATGCAAGTCGATCTTGATGTCGAGGGGGCACAGGTTGCCGAATGGCCGCGCTTTCAGCAGGCACAGTTTCAAGGGCGACGTTTGAAGCGGATCGCTTTTGGGCTGGGTAGCTTGGCGTGTGTGGGTTGGGTACTGGCTTTTTTTGTCGGACTGTTCTCACCGCAATCGCTATGGCCGGCGCTGTTGATCGGCCAGAGTGCAAGTTTGCTGGTGCTGGTGGCGGGTTTGCAATCGGCCTGGTGGGTTACGCAATGGCGGGGCAGGGCGCTGCTGCCGGCTGTGGATATCTCCATTCCCGAAGACGAGCCTATTGATAACTTGGGTTGGTACGAGCGGCTACTCGAGCGAATCGGCGCGCGCTGGGTCGGCCTGCTAAAGCAGATCGGTGCCCCAACCCTATGGCTGGCCGGTTGGTCAGTGTTGGTATTGTTGAGTCTGGAGCAAGTCTGGAACCTGGAGTTGCCTGGCACCGCCCTCGGCGTCTCAGCCAGCGTGGGTGCAGCGTTTTCATTGTTGTTGGCGTTTGGGTTGCTGGTGTTCGAACGTCAATTGGCCCAGCAGCCCGCCGTGGAGTGGCCGGAAGCGTCGGCGCTGGCGCAATTGGCTCGGGTGGCGATCATCGTGCTGGTGCTCGGCGCCTTGTGCTTGCTGTTCGCGGTAGAGACCTCGGTTTGGCCGGTGCGCCTGGCGGTGCTGATTGGATTGTTACCCGGGCTGGTGGCGGTGGAGCTGTTGCTGCGCGCGCTGCTGTCGTTATTCAACCCGCGCCGGGATGCCTTGGAGCCGACCCTGTTGGGGCGCAGTGTCATCGCTGATCTACTGCGCTGGCCGCCACAGCCGTTATTGGCTTTGCAGCATGAATTGCACAACCGTTTCGGCATCGACCTGCGGCAGATCTGGGCCTTCAGTTACATGCGCCGAGCCTTTTTGCCGGTGCTGGCGCTGGTAGCGCTGGTGGGTTGGTTGCTGACGGGCGTGCATGAAGTGCCACTGCAGGGGCGTGGTATCTATGAGCGCTTCGGTAAACCGGTGGAGGTGTTTGGCCCTGGCTTGCAGGTTGGCTTGCCCTGGCCGCTGGGCCGGGTGCTGAGCGTCGAGAATGGCGTTGTCCATGAGCTGGCCACCAGCGTCGGCGATAATCGCCAGCCCACGGATGCAGATCCGGCCGAGGGGCCGGCCCCGGCGATCGCTAATCGGTTATGGGATGCCAGTCACGTGAACGACAAGTCCCAAGTGATCGCCAGCCGTCGCGCAGACCAGCAGAGCTTCCAGGTCGTGAACATGGACGTGCGCTTCGTTTATCGCATTGGCCTGACTGACGCAGCGGCGCTGGCGGCGTCCTACAACAGCGCCGATGTGCCCTCGCTGATCCGCAGTACTGCCAGCCGCGTCCTGGTGCATGAGTTCGCCTCCCGCACGCTGGACGGTTTGCTGGGCGCGGATCGTGTCAGCCTGGCCGATGAAATCGGTCGCGCCGTACAGGCCGACTTGCAATCGCTCGACAGTGGCGTGGAAATTCTGGCGACCGTGGTCGAGGCGATTCATCCCCCCGCCGGTGCGGCCAATGCCTACCACGGCGTGCAGGCGGCGCAGATCGGTGCCCAGGCACTGATTGCCCGGGAGCGCGGCGCGGCGGCGGAGCAGACCAACCAGGCACAACTGCAAGCCAGCATCGCCCATGATCAGGCCCAGGCCTCCGCCCGGGAAATCAACGCCACCGCCGAGGCCGCCGACTTGCGCTTCAACGCCGAACGCAAAGCCTACGCGACGGCCGGCCACGCGTTTTTGTTGGAGCAATACTTCAGCCAATTGAGCCAGGGCCTTGGCAACGCGAAGTTGCTGATTCTCGATCATCGCTTGGGCGGCAGCAGCAACGCGCCAACCATTGACCTACGAACCTTCACGCTGCCGGTAGACCCCGCGTCGCCGCGTAACCCTGTCCAGCCAGGAGCTGCCCATTGA
- the cfaB gene encoding C17 cyclopropane fatty acid synthase CfaB yields MLAQLPPALQNLHLPLRLRLWDGHEFTLGADPSVTIVVKDPQMVAQFTHPSLDALGTAFVEGKLELEGSIHEVIRVCDELSQALVEDDADSLPVRSFHDKETDAKAISYHYDLSNAFYQLWLDSDMAYSCAYFETGSESLEQAQQAKFRHLCRKLRLQPGDYLLDVGCGWGGLARYAAREFGAKVFGITLSKAQLTLARERVKAEGLEDQVELQLLDYRDLPQDGRFDKVVSVGMFEHVGHANLQQYCKTLFGAVREGGLVMNHGITAKHTDGRPVGRGAGEFIEKYVFPNGELPHLSMISAQISEAGLEIVDVESLRMHYARTLDHWSERLEDNLEAAAKEVPEQALRIWRLYLAGCAYAFAKGWINLHQILAVKAHADGSHDLPWTRDDIYTP; encoded by the coding sequence ATGCTCGCGCAACTTCCACCGGCCCTACAGAATCTGCATTTACCGCTGCGGCTGCGGCTCTGGGATGGCCATGAATTCACACTGGGTGCCGATCCCAGTGTCACGATCGTGGTCAAGGACCCACAAATGGTCGCGCAATTCACCCACCCGAGCCTGGACGCATTGGGAACAGCGTTCGTAGAAGGCAAACTCGAACTTGAAGGTTCGATTCACGAAGTGATTCGGGTCTGCGATGAATTGAGCCAGGCGTTGGTTGAGGACGATGCCGATAGCCTGCCGGTGCGTTCGTTTCATGACAAGGAAACCGACGCCAAGGCAATTTCCTATCACTACGACCTTTCCAATGCGTTCTATCAGCTGTGGCTCGATAGCGACATGGCCTATTCCTGCGCCTATTTCGAGACGGGCAGCGAATCGCTCGAACAGGCCCAGCAAGCCAAATTCCGCCATTTGTGTCGCAAGCTGCGTCTGCAGCCCGGCGACTATCTGCTGGATGTTGGCTGCGGTTGGGGTGGCTTGGCGCGTTATGCAGCGCGGGAATTCGGTGCCAAGGTTTTTGGCATTACCCTGAGCAAAGCGCAGCTGACTTTGGCCCGGGAGCGGGTCAAGGCTGAAGGCCTGGAAGACCAAGTGGAGTTGCAGTTGCTGGACTATCGGGACCTGCCCCAGGACGGTCGCTTTGACAAGGTGGTCAGCGTGGGCATGTTCGAGCACGTCGGCCACGCCAATCTGCAGCAGTACTGCAAGACGCTGTTCGGCGCCGTCCGTGAAGGTGGGTTAGTCATGAACCACGGCATCACCGCCAAGCACACCGACGGTCGTCCAGTAGGTCGTGGCGCCGGCGAGTTCATCGAGAAGTATGTATTCCCCAATGGCGAGTTGCCGCACCTGTCGATGATTTCCGCGCAGATCAGCGAAGCGGGGCTGGAAATTGTCGATGTGGAAAGCCTGCGCATGCACTACGCGCGCACGCTCGATCACTGGAGTGAACGCTTGGAAGACAACCTCGAGGCCGCCGCGAAGGAGGTGCCGGAACAGGCGCTGCGGATCTGGCGCTTGTACTTGGCCGGCTGCGCCTACGCGTTCGCAAAGGGCTGGATCAATCTGCACCAGATCCTGGCAGTGAAGGCCCACGCGGACGGCAGCCATGATTTGCCCTGGACCCGTGACGACATCTACACCCCTTAA
- the cls gene encoding cardiolipin synthase has product MDFFGPHVFGYLIALLHTLGSIAAVHAVLTVRTAQGSIAWALSLVFIPYLTLIPYLVFGRSTFDGYIKARRQANEEMRKAISELNWRPWVEEALAARASQAYASLRAMPKLGRTPCLANNEVRLLVNGHATFEAIFQAIDSAREAVLIQFFIIHDDRLGQRLHALLLKKAAEGVAVYLLYDRIGSHSLPHHYVQALRDGGVNVKAFATRSGWLNRFQINFRNHRKIVVVDGVVGFVGGHNVGDEYLGEKPPLAPWRDTHVEVRGPVVGSMQESFAEDWFWAARSLPPLILPDTYPDDGVLCQLLASGPADAYETCSLFFVEAIHAASERVWITTPYFIPDEAVFAALRLAVLRGVDVRILLPSRPDHKVVYAASSLYAFEAVRAGVRVFRYQPGFLHQKVVLIDQEISAIGSANLDNRSFRLNFEVMLLTVDIPFATEVEQMLEQDFALAQEIDKQESRETHRLQKVGMRIARLISPIL; this is encoded by the coding sequence ATGGATTTTTTTGGCCCACATGTTTTCGGTTACCTGATCGCGCTGCTCCATACCCTGGGATCCATCGCTGCTGTCCATGCGGTGCTGACGGTGCGCACGGCCCAAGGCTCGATTGCCTGGGCCCTGTCGCTGGTATTCATTCCGTACCTGACGTTGATTCCCTACCTGGTTTTCGGGCGCAGCACCTTCGATGGTTACATCAAGGCACGACGGCAAGCCAACGAAGAAATGCGTAAGGCGATCTCCGAGTTGAACTGGCGCCCGTGGGTCGAGGAAGCCCTGGCCGCCCGCGCCTCGCAAGCCTACGCCTCGTTACGGGCCATGCCCAAACTGGGGCGCACACCGTGCCTGGCGAACAATGAAGTGCGATTGTTGGTCAATGGACACGCCACATTCGAGGCGATTTTCCAAGCCATCGATAGTGCCCGCGAGGCCGTGCTGATTCAGTTTTTCATCATCCACGACGACCGTCTTGGCCAACGCCTGCACGCTCTGCTCTTGAAGAAGGCCGCCGAAGGCGTGGCGGTGTATCTGCTTTATGACCGCATCGGCAGCCACTCCCTGCCCCACCACTATGTTCAGGCACTGCGCGACGGCGGTGTCAACGTGAAAGCCTTCGCCACCCGTAGTGGCTGGCTGAACCGGTTTCAGATCAACTTTCGAAACCATCGCAAGATCGTGGTGGTGGACGGTGTGGTGGGTTTCGTCGGCGGCCACAACGTGGGTGATGAATACCTGGGAGAGAAGCCGCCGTTGGCGCCATGGCGCGACACGCATGTCGAAGTGCGCGGCCCTGTGGTGGGGAGCATGCAAGAGTCGTTTGCCGAAGATTGGTTCTGGGCGGCCCGTTCGTTGCCACCGCTGATCCTGCCAGACACCTACCCGGACGACGGTGTGCTCTGCCAGTTGCTGGCCAGTGGTCCGGCTGACGCCTACGAAACCTGCTCGCTGTTTTTCGTCGAGGCCATTCATGCGGCCAGCGAACGAGTCTGGATCACGACGCCCTACTTTATTCCTGACGAAGCGGTATTCGCGGCATTGCGCCTGGCGGTACTGCGCGGGGTGGATGTGCGCATCCTGCTGCCCTCGCGACCGGATCACAAGGTCGTCTACGCAGCGTCCAGCCTGTATGCGTTTGAAGCGGTGCGGGCCGGAGTGCGGGTGTTCCGTTATCAACCGGGCTTTCTGCATCAAAAGGTGGTGCTGATTGACCAGGAAATCAGTGCCATCGGCAGTGCGAACCTGGACAATCGGTCGTTCAGGTTGAATTTCGAAGTGATGCTGCTGACCGTGGATATCCCATTCGCCACCGAGGTGGAGCAAATGCTCGAGCAGGATTTCGCCCTGGCTCAGGAAATCGACAAACAGGAAAGCCGGGAGACCCACCGCCTGCAAAAGGTCGGCATGCGGATCGCCCGGCTTATTTCCCCGATACTTTAA
- a CDS encoding glutathione S-transferase: protein MNPIKHYHFPLSGHSHRVQLMLSLLELPVEEVFVDLAKGAHKQADFLALNAFGQVPVIDDDGVVLADSNAILVYLAQKYGKGRWLPTDSIGAARVQRWLSVAAGPIHSGPATARLITVFGAPYNAEDVIARSHNLLKVIDQELSNSAYLTGDVPTIADVAGYSYIAHAPEGNVSLEDYVHVRAWLARIEALPGFVGMPRTAVGLQKSA, encoded by the coding sequence ATGAACCCTATCAAGCACTACCACTTCCCGCTTTCTGGCCATTCCCATCGTGTTCAATTGATGCTGTCGTTGCTCGAGCTACCCGTCGAGGAAGTTTTCGTCGATCTGGCCAAAGGTGCCCACAAGCAGGCGGATTTCCTTGCCCTCAATGCATTTGGCCAAGTACCGGTGATTGACGATGACGGCGTGGTGCTGGCCGACTCCAACGCCATCCTGGTGTACCTGGCGCAAAAATATGGCAAGGGTCGCTGGCTGCCCACCGACTCGATCGGTGCCGCCCGAGTGCAGCGCTGGTTGTCGGTGGCGGCCGGGCCGATTCATTCGGGGCCGGCCACGGCGCGACTGATTACTGTGTTCGGCGCACCTTACAACGCCGAAGACGTGATTGCCCGGTCCCATAATCTGTTGAAAGTCATCGATCAGGAATTGAGCAACAGTGCTTATCTGACAGGCGACGTTCCGACTATTGCCGACGTCGCCGGCTACAGCTACATCGCCCATGCACCGGAGGGCAATGTGTCGCTGGAGGACTACGTTCATGTACGGGCCTGGCTGGCACGAATCGAAGCCTTGCCAGGGTTCGTGGGGATGCCGCGTACGGCTGTCGGCCTGCAAAAGTCCGCCTGA